In Paenibacillus durus, the DNA window TCAATGGGAACAATACGGCACTCATTCTTTTGTACATATGCCTTGAAGACTCCCTTCTGGTAGCTTATTGCCGTTAGTTTGACTAAAGTAAAGAGGTCTTATGCACCAGCCGCAAAGAGAATCGGTATAGGAACGGTATACAATAGCAAAAAAGAGCAACGCCTTATTAGGCCTGCTCTTCAATCAGAAATCCTTCGGTGCAGTTGCAGAGACATTGCTTGAACCCGGTCTGAACAATGCCATGATATTTTATGCCGCGCAGAATATAGCTTTCACCGCACTGCTTGCACACGATTCGCACTTTTACCCGCAAAAAAAGACACCTCTCTTTACAGTCTAATTTTCTCTGTGGAAAATCTGCCCGTAACAGTGTCTCCATCTGCGTTATAGATTAACCTCTTCCTCCCGCTTCAGCAGGCGAAAAGGCGACAGGCTGTTGGCCCGCGCTACTTTAATCATGCCTCCATACCATAAGAAGGCCATTAAAGGAACGATATACCAAATCCAATAGTTTGGCGTTGTGTTCAAAATAAAGTCGTAAATTCCGTGCCAGATCCAAGGAAGAAGCAGCGATACAGCAAGGATGCCGCGCCTTCTGACCCCGTTCGAAAATTTGGCTCTGCCAAGATGATACCCCATCACAACACCGAACATGGCATGCCCCGATACCGGAAGAAGCGCGCGAAGAAACATGGAGCCAAGCGAAGCATGGCTGTACCAAGCGTACATCACATTCTCAATCGTCGCAAAACCGAGCGAAATCGCAACAGCATAAAGTATGCCGTCATACGGTTCGTCGAACTCGGTATGATTGTAGATGATGTGGTACATCACAAACCATTTCAGGCACTCTTCCACTCCGGCGGAGATCAGAAATGATTCCGTGTAAGGACCCGTATCCAGCCCCAGCGTCAGTCCTCTTTGAATAATCATGACCGGAAAGACAATCAGCAGGCCCAGCAAAAAAACTTTAAGCACCATATGGAGCGGCTCCTGGTCATACTTGTCCTTCAGGTAAAAATATATCAACAGAGCAAGCCCCGGTGCCACTGCCGACGAAACTACCGATAACAAAAGCACCGAACGTACC includes these proteins:
- the prsW gene encoding glutamic-type intramembrane protease PrsW — translated: MLLLSVVSSAVAPGLALLIYFYLKDKYDQEPLHMVLKVFLLGLLIVFPVMIIQRGLTLGLDTGPYTESFLISAGVEECLKWFVMYHIIYNHTEFDEPYDGILYAVAISLGFATIENVMYAWYSHASLGSMFLRALLPVSGHAMFGVVMGYHLGRAKFSNGVRRRGILAVSLLLPWIWHGIYDFILNTTPNYWIWYIVPLMAFLWYGGMIKVARANSLSPFRLLKREEEVNL